In Desulfovibrio litoralis DSM 11393, a genomic segment contains:
- the rsmA gene encoding 16S rRNA (adenine(1518)-N(6)/adenine(1519)-N(6))-dimethyltransferase RsmA — protein sequence MQDLLNSPRAKKSLGQNFLQDKNIATKIVNALGITHDDNVLEIGPGPGALSSLILQQNPSLFFMLEKDYHWARVRFDEVKNSLKEKEAQKHQVILGDALNFDWERFGPDWKFIGNLPYNIASPIMWDLLSNHNGFKRAVFMIQKEVAERIIAKPDTKAYGALSIWLQTFTCPKILFHVPPHVFFPAPKVTSSVICFEPLKNEFSPEDKSILNKLLSFCFQRRRKQLQNIFKEFFGDNGLIFLDKCDIKHSLRPENLTCNDFKKLVQIIKNKNNA from the coding sequence ATGCAAGATTTATTAAATTCTCCGAGGGCAAAAAAAAGCCTTGGTCAAAACTTTTTACAAGATAAAAATATTGCCACAAAAATTGTTAATGCTTTAGGTATAACGCATGATGACAACGTTTTGGAAATAGGTCCGGGTCCCGGTGCGTTGTCTAGTCTTATTTTACAACAGAATCCGTCTTTGTTCTTTATGTTGGAAAAAGATTATCATTGGGCAAGAGTGCGTTTTGATGAAGTGAAAAATAGCCTTAAAGAGAAAGAGGCTCAAAAACATCAAGTTATTTTGGGCGATGCGTTAAATTTTGATTGGGAACGCTTTGGACCAGATTGGAAGTTTATAGGAAACCTTCCTTATAATATTGCTTCGCCGATTATGTGGGATTTATTAAGTAATCATAATGGTTTTAAACGTGCTGTATTTATGATTCAAAAAGAAGTAGCAGAACGTATCATTGCGAAACCTGATACGAAAGCCTATGGTGCTTTATCAATCTGGCTACAAACTTTTACTTGTCCCAAAATACTGTTTCATGTTCCTCCTCATGTATTTTTTCCTGCACCAAAGGTTACTTCAAGCGTAATTTGTTTTGAACCTTTAAAGAATGAATTTTCGCCAGAAGATAAAAGTATTTTAAATAAACTGCTTTCTTTTTGTTTTCAAAGAAGACGAAAACAACTACAAAATATTTTTAAAGAGTTTTTTGGAGACAATGGACTGATATTTTTAGATAAATGCGATATAAAACACAGCCTGCGTCCTGAAAATTTAACTTGTAATGATTTTAAAAAACTTGTACAAATTATAAAAAATAAGAACAATGCTTGA
- a CDS encoding HU family DNA-binding protein yields MTKADLVDKIAAKSETTKVSAERALNAFIESVQEILVQEGKLTLTGFGTFVVEGRKERIGRNPRTREPITIPAVKVVKFRPGKILKESVK; encoded by the coding sequence ATGACTAAAGCTGACTTAGTAGATAAAATTGCTGCCAAATCTGAAACCACTAAAGTGAGTGCAGAACGTGCGTTAAACGCCTTTATCGAGTCTGTTCAAGAGATTCTTGTTCAAGAAGGTAAATTAACTCTTACAGGTTTTGGTACTTTTGTTGTTGAAGGCCGCAAAGAGCGTATCGGGCGTAACCCTCGTACTCGCGAACCTATTACTATTCCTGCTGTTAAAGTTGTAAAGTTTCGTCCCGGTAAGATTCTTAAAGAATCTGTAAAGTAA
- the rpsU gene encoding 30S ribosomal protein S21: MPGVYLNDDEYSFDIALRRFKKQIEKAGILSEMKKRQHYEKPSVMRKKKKAAARKRLLKKMRRNGNA; this comes from the coding sequence ATGCCCGGTGTATACTTAAATGATGATGAATATAGTTTTGATATTGCTTTACGTCGTTTCAAAAAACAGATCGAAAAAGCAGGCATCCTCTCTGAGATGAAAAAACGTCAACATTATGAAAAACCAAGCGTAATGCGTAAAAAGAAAAAAGCTGCCGCCCGTAAGCGTTTGCTTAAAAAAATGCGTAGAAACGGCAACGCTTAG